Within Halonatronomonas betaini, the genomic segment ACATGGACAGCTTGAAATAAGATAAAGAGTGGTGATTATAATTGGAGATAAATAATATTTCTAATATACAGAACCAGTATGAACAGACCAGGCAGGAATCTGAGCAGATTGATGCTGGAGAATTAAATGATAATCTAACTAAACTTGCAGCAAATAATGAAGACGAAGCTTTAAAAGCAGCAATAAACGATTTTATGTCAATCTTTATGCAGCAGATGTTTCAGAGCATGAGAAATACTGTTCCTGATGATGGAATTATAAATGGTGGTTATGCTGAAGATGTATTTACTGAGATGCTGGATGAAGAGATTAGTCAAACAGGTTCAGAACAGGGGCTTTTTAAAGATATTAACAGACAGATTTATCAACAACTTTCAGGAGAGTAAGGAGAAATAATATGATAAATAAAAACTCTGGGATCTTAAAAAATTTAGTATTGGTTTTACCATTAACCTGTTTATTAATACTTGTGCTCACTCTGAATGCTTATGGTGAAGATAGGTTGATTAACTTTGTCGGTAATAATCAAAGGCTAATTGGTGATCTTATAATTGATTCCAGCTCCTTTAATTTTACCCCTGCTGATCAAATTGAATTAGAAGCTACTGATAAAGAAATTGTTTTAGAAAAGGATAGGGAGTATTTTATTGAAATAGTTGAAAATGAGAATGATGAAAGTTTTCTAACTATACAGATTATTGCATTATCTGAGAGGTCTGAGGCAGAGGTTATTAGAGAAAACCTGGAAAATCATGGATTTACTGACAATAGAATTGTATTCGAAGATGATCTATATAAACTTCAGTCTGGAGAGTTTGATTCAAGGGAAAAGGCTGAAGAATACAGGGAGAAACTTGCTGATTCAGGATTTGAAGGCTGGATCACAGGTGAGATTACCGAACCATATGAACTTTTAATAAGAGATAATTCTGGTAAAAAAATATATCAGGGACCAGATATTAATTTAGATGATGCTGAATTTTATATAAATGACACCTGGCTTACTGGAGATTTTGTATTAAACCTGGAAGATGATAGGATTAAACTTGATTATTTTATTCCAATTGATATGGCTGTAGCCGGGAATATTGCCAGTTTAGAAAATAGCCATAATCAGGAGTTTAGGCAGGAAGAATTAGAGTTGCTCTCAATATTTTTAAGAACTAATTTATATGGGAATGCAGAGGAAATATTTGAAAAGATATCTGCTGGAGAAATTGATTTTAATAAACCGGATTCTAGAATAATTGATTCTGTAATGAAGACTCAGGATAACTATATTTTTTATGATGGTGATATAGCTTACCAGGATGATTTTTATCCTGCAGGTTATCTTAGAACTCTCTTTCATTGGCTTTCTGTAGATTTTAATGAGGAGACTGTTCTTAATGATTATTATCCTGAAGCAGAAATCCTAAATATTATGGAATATTCAAGACTTGAAACTATTGTTGATGCTAGAGTCCAAAGAGGTCTTAATTATAAGGAGATACGGGAAGAAACCTTAAGGGGCAATAGAAATATCACAGTTTTAGAATTAGATCTGAACCGTTCTAATTTAAAAGTCAGGCCATTTCTTGCTAATAGCACTGTTTCTGGTTTAGAAGACTTAGTTGAAATTGGTAGAAGTAATCAGGCACTGGCCGGTATAAATGGTGGGTTTTATGAATATTCTGGTCGCCCACTAGGTATATATATGGAAGATGGCAATATTGTTACCGGGAAAGTCAGGGATCTAGTGAGATCAACTTTATTAATTGATGAATATGGTAATATTGATATTGGTATCCGTGACTGGAATGGAAATTTAGGCCTGGAAGATGGAAGAGATTTAATGGTTTCTGGTGTCAACCAGGTTCCAGAAGATGGTCAGGCTGTTATCATAAATAAGTATTATGGAGAACAGGCTCCCCAGCTCAGGGAGGGAGCAGTTGAATTAGTTGTTAATAGTCAAGGGGAAATAGCTGGTATTAATAGGAGTCATTTTTTAGCTCCAAGCTCTATTCCAGAGGATGGCTATATAATTCAGGCTACCGGTAGCAAGGCAAATATTTTGGGACGACTTAGTACTGGAGAGACTATATCCTTTGAGAATAGATTTTTTCCAGAACCAGAGCTTGAAGGCGATATTGTCCATGCTTTAGGTGCCGGACCAAAATTGATTGAAGATGGAAGGATTAATATTACATCTTATAGAGAGGGATTCCAGAGAGATATAGTTTATGGAAATGCACCAAGATCGGCAGCAGGAATAACTGGAGATAATAAACTTCTTCTGGTTACAGTTGATGGGAGACAGCCAGAAAGAAGTATTGGAATGACCCTGGATGAACTTGCTGAATTTATGCTGGATTTAGGAGCAGAAAAGGCAATGAACCTCGATGGAGGTGCCTCAGCAAGGATGATGGTTAGAGGTTTTACGATGAATGTACCAAGTTCTGAAAGAAATATTGGAAATGCCCTCTTAATTTTGCCAAATATGTGATAAAATATATAACAGGAGGTAATTATGAAAAAGATAACAACCACTTTAGCAATTCTATTATTTATTGTAATGGCTTTTTCTGTATCAGTTGATGCCTGGAACCCAACTTTAGATAATGCCCACTATATGGTCCGGGCTTCAGTAAATGAAATTAGAGCATTACAGTTTAAGTTAGGTTTTGGTTTTGACAGATTTAATTCCTTTGATACTCTCTTTGCTTATAATGGGGATAGCTTTGATCTTCAGGGAACCTGGTTATTAAACTTTACCGGGGACCAGGAGATTGATATGAACTTAAGACTAAATGCTGCTACTAAACTTGCTGAAAGGAGTATCAGGCCTGCCATCGGTGTCGGCGGAGAGTTTCCTTTAGGAGATAGAAATTATACTTTCTGGAGTATAGATTATTATTTCAATGTTTCCAGTAATAATTTAGTTTATGAAGCAGGAGTAGGTTTTCCAATTACGGCTAATAGTGATCTGACTTTAGGTGTTGGAAATTCTTTCTGGGATAGAGGAAATAGTGAGGCTGCAATAGGGTTAAAGGTAGGTTTTTAATTTGAGTTTATTAGAATCATTTGAATGCTTATTAAAAGGAAAGACGATGGTTATTGGGGATTTAATAATTGATGAATTTTTGTTTGGTAATCCTTCCAGAATTTCCAGGGAGGCTCCAGTTTTAATTCTTGAAGAAAAAAATAGGGAGTTTAGACCAGGTGGAGCTGCTAATGCTGCCTATAACATTGCAAGTATTTCCAGCAAGACAAAATTACTTGCTATTTCAGGAAATTCAAAGAACTGGGATAATCTTTCAGGGTTACTGGTCAATGAGGGGGTTGATATATCAGGTGTTCTGCTAGAAGGAACTAATAATAATTTAAAGACTAGAGTGATTGCAGGAAGTAATCAGGTTGTTGACCAACAGATTGTTAGAATTGATAGGAAGTATGATTCAGAGATTAAAGAAGAGTTTAGAGATCAGATCTTTGATAGGTTTTCAACTAGTTTACCTGAAGTAGATTCTATATTGCTCTCAGATTATGGCTATGGTTTATTAAATCAGAGTTTGATTGAGAGAATCATGGAAAAGGCAGTAGCTGCTAAGACACCTGTAATTGTTGACAGTCGAACTCAGTTGGGAAAATTTAGAAGAGCTACTATAGCAACTCCTAATATAGAAGAGGCTTCTCAGTTTTGGGGTTCAGCTATCAGATCTGAAAACGATCTTAAAAAGGCAGGAAACTATATTTTAAATAAGTTAAATAGCAGATATCTTCTGATCACAAGAGGGGCAGAGGGAATGACATTATTTGATCAGAGTGGTTGTGAGACTGTTCCAGTTGCAAATAAAGTGGAGGTCTTTGATGTTACAGGGGCTGGCGATACTGTTTCAGCAGTGATAACACTGGCACTCGCAGCAGATATACCTATTATTGATGGGGTTAAACTGGCAAATTATGCAGCTGGTGAAGTTGTTAAAAAACCTGGGGTAGCTTCAGTTAGTCCTGAAGAGATTAAAGAGGCTATTAGTCATGAAAAATAAAATTTTAAATTTAGAGGAACTTGAAGTTATCGTTAAAAAATTAATGCCTGACCATCGAATTGTCTTAACCAATGGTTGCTTTGATCTATTACACACAGGACATGTTAGATATTTAAATAAAGCTTCTAATTTAGGTGATATTTTAATTATTGCTGTTAATAGTGATCAGTCTGTAAAAAAATTAAAGGGAGGAAGTCGCCCTTTAATACCACTAAATGAAAGGATGGA encodes:
- a CDS encoding rod-binding protein → MEINNISNIQNQYEQTRQESEQIDAGELNDNLTKLAANNEDEALKAAINDFMSIFMQQMFQSMRNTVPDDGIINGGYAEDVFTEMLDEEISQTGSEQGLFKDINRQIYQQLSGE
- a CDS encoding phosphodiester glycosidase family protein — encoded protein: MINKNSGILKNLVLVLPLTCLLILVLTLNAYGEDRLINFVGNNQRLIGDLIIDSSSFNFTPADQIELEATDKEIVLEKDREYFIEIVENENDESFLTIQIIALSERSEAEVIRENLENHGFTDNRIVFEDDLYKLQSGEFDSREKAEEYREKLADSGFEGWITGEITEPYELLIRDNSGKKIYQGPDINLDDAEFYINDTWLTGDFVLNLEDDRIKLDYFIPIDMAVAGNIASLENSHNQEFRQEELELLSIFLRTNLYGNAEEIFEKISAGEIDFNKPDSRIIDSVMKTQDNYIFYDGDIAYQDDFYPAGYLRTLFHWLSVDFNEETVLNDYYPEAEILNIMEYSRLETIVDARVQRGLNYKEIREETLRGNRNITVLELDLNRSNLKVRPFLANSTVSGLEDLVEIGRSNQALAGINGGFYEYSGRPLGIYMEDGNIVTGKVRDLVRSTLLIDEYGNIDIGIRDWNGNLGLEDGRDLMVSGVNQVPEDGQAVIINKYYGEQAPQLREGAVELVVNSQGEIAGINRSHFLAPSSIPEDGYIIQATGSKANILGRLSTGETISFENRFFPEPELEGDIVHALGAGPKLIEDGRINITSYREGFQRDIVYGNAPRSAAGITGDNKLLLVTVDGRQPERSIGMTLDELAEFMLDLGAEKAMNLDGGASARMMVRGFTMNVPSSERNIGNALLILPNM
- a CDS encoding bifunctional heptose 7-phosphate kinase/heptose 1-phosphate adenyltransferase, with amino-acid sequence MSLLESFECLLKGKTMVIGDLIIDEFLFGNPSRISREAPVLILEEKNREFRPGGAANAAYNIASISSKTKLLAISGNSKNWDNLSGLLVNEGVDISGVLLEGTNNNLKTRVIAGSNQVVDQQIVRIDRKYDSEIKEEFRDQIFDRFSTSLPEVDSILLSDYGYGLLNQSLIERIMEKAVAAKTPVIVDSRTQLGKFRRATIATPNIEEASQFWGSAIRSENDLKKAGNYILNKLNSRYLLITRGAEGMTLFDQSGCETVPVANKVEVFDVTGAGDTVSAVITLALAADIPIIDGVKLANYAAGEVVKKPGVASVSPEEIKEAISHEK
- the rfaE2 gene encoding D-glycero-beta-D-manno-heptose 1-phosphate adenylyltransferase — protein: MKNKILNLEELEVIVKKLMPDHRIVLTNGCFDLLHTGHVRYLNKASNLGDILIIAVNSDQSVKKLKGGSRPLIPLNERMELLAALEAVDYVTDFSTETCSPVIKRLKPDIYVKGGDYSPETLPEWNAVHEYGGDVKFIEMTTERSTSGIIEKIISSHKK